A single region of the Coregonus clupeaformis isolate EN_2021a chromosome 40, ASM2061545v1, whole genome shotgun sequence genome encodes:
- the LOC121571658 gene encoding helix-loop-helix protein 2-like: protein MMLSPDQPDVDLPWGQPDTETLLNSIKMECAPLPAEPAEGEGKARSLSIPSLSREEKRRRRRATAKYRSAHATRERIRVEAFNVGFAELRKLLPTLPPDKKLSKIEILRLAICYITYLNHVLDA from the coding sequence ATGATGCTGAGTCCTGACCAGCCAGACGTCGACCTTCCCTGGGGGCAGCCCGACACAGAGACCCTGCTGAACAGCATCAAGATGGAGTGCGCCCCCCTGCCCGCAGAGCCCGCAGAGGGCGAAGGCAAAGCGCGCTCTCTGTCCATTCCTTCCCtcagcagagaggagaagaggaggcgGAGGCGCGCTACAGCCAAGTACCGGTCCGCGCACGCAACAAGAGAGCGCATCCGCGTCGAGGCTTTCAACGTTGGGTTCGCCGAGCTGAGGAAACTTCTCCCGACACTTCCGCCAGACAAGAAGCTGTCCAAGATTGAGATCCTCCGACTCGCAATCTGCTACATCACCTACCTCAACCATGTGCTGGATGCTTAG